A section of the Corvus hawaiiensis isolate bCorHaw1 chromosome 14, bCorHaw1.pri.cur, whole genome shotgun sequence genome encodes:
- the LOC125333069 gene encoding regulator of cell cycle RGCC-like: protein MAEELSELLREFDEVMEDFDRGPASQYQQHLEELKRKAGQSVYDSGIDELESASTSPGSSLNSSEEHLNTPADTYPTKAKLGDTQELEEFIADLDKALEEM, encoded by the exons ATGGCTGAGGAGCTCAGTGAGCTGCTGAGGGAGTTTGACGAGGTCATGGAAGACTTTGACCGGGGCCCTGCAAGTCAGtaccagcagcacctggaggaGCTGAAGAGGAAAGCGGGACAGAGCGTGTACGACAGCGGCATCGATGAGCTGGAGA GTGCCAGCACGTCCCCAGGAAGCAGCCTCAACTCCAGTGAGGAGCACCTCAACACCCCAGCTGACACCTATCCCACCAAAG CAAAGCTTGGAGACacgcaggagctggaggagttCATCGCAGACCTGGATAAAGCCTTGGAGG AGATGTGA
- the ARHGAP36 gene encoding rho GTPase-activating protein 36 isoform X1: MQSVALQSLSELERASLQELALFWLQERLLVGHLSLDRDGSKGIKSIRQKLESFSKERKDCSPHTFGVPLPQVIANDRACRQLQEAVGKSRRLCLEVEATVTRFRAQRQRRLGMGTSCIRAPDGGFPEEPLSPALLDKSSWSQRRGAMSVDSITDLSDDTSELLEALQLSHPHELDPRRSRGKKKALSLNPISWQVPRIVDRCCTHLETHGLQTVGIFRVGSSKKRVQQLREEFDRGLDVFLDEHQSVHDVAALLKEFLRDMPDPLIPRELYGAFLSTATMEGPAQLDTLQLLLFLLPPCHSDTLLRLLRFLGEVARHAESSRDPEGREIPGNKMTASNLATVFGPNILQKEKPGEKDAGALNFEDSAAIILVLQRLIEHHHSLFMVSPEMQCDVLRRLFQTDPDVIEYLLRRKFPDVPSPEREDPGEDPAPSGWTRSVERGSVSSELYSNVSFLNLDVGI, encoded by the exons atgcaGTCCGTGGCCCTGCAGAGCCTGTCCGAGCTGGAGAGGGCCAGTCTGCAGGAGCTGGCGCTGTtctggctgcaggagaggctgctcGTGGGGCACCTCAGTCTGGACAGAG ATGGCTCCAAAGGCATTAAATCCATCCGGCAGAAGCTGGAGAGCTTctcaaaggagaggaaag ACTGCTCTCCCCACACCTTCGGGGTCCCACTCCCCCAGGTCATCGCCAATGACCGCGCCTGCCGGCAGCTGCAGGAGGCCGTGGGGAAGAGCCGCCGGCTCTGCCTGGAGGTGGAGGCCACAGTGACGAGATTCCGGGCTCAGAGGCAGCGGAGATTGGGAATGGGCACCAGCTGCATCCGGGCACCCGACGGGGGCTTCCCAGAGGAGCCGCTGTCCCCAGCGCTGCTGGACAAGAGCTCCTGGAGCCAGCGGAGG GGGGCCATGTCCGTGGATTCCATCACGGACCTGAGTGACGACACGTCCgagctgctggaggcactgCAGCTCTCACACCCGCACGAGCTGGACCCTCGCAGGAGCCGGGGCAAGAAGAAGGCGCTGAGCCTGAACCCCATCAGCTGGCAGGTGCCACGGATCGTGGAcaggtgctgcactcaccttgAGACGCATG GGCTCCAAACAGTCGGCATCTTCCGTGTCGGGAGCTCCAAGAAAAGAGTCCAGCAG CTGAGGGAAGAGTTTGACCGAGGGCTGGATGTTTTCTTGGATGAGCATCAAAGTGTTCATgatgtggctgccctgctcaaAGAGTTTCTGCGGGATATGCCAGATCCCCTGATCCCCAGGGAGCTCTACGGCGCCTTCCTCAGCACAGCCA CCATGGAGGGGCCGGCGCAGCTGGACacgctgcagctgctgctgttcctgctgcccccGTGCCACAGTGACACCCTGCTCCGGCTCCTGCGCTTCCTGGGCGAGGTGGCCCGGCATGCTGAGAGCTCCCGGGACCCCGAGGGCCGCGAG ATCCCTGGGAATAAAATGACAGCTTCCAACCTGGCTACAGTCTTTGGTCCCAACATCCTGCAGAAGGAGAAGCCTGGAGAGAAAGATGCCGGTGCCCTGAACTTTGAGGACAGTGCTGCCATAATCCTGGTGCTCCAGAGGCTCATCGAGCACCACCACTCCCTGTTCATG GTCTCTCCAGAAATGCAGTGTGATGTCCTGAGGAGGCTGTTCCAGACAGACCCCGATGTCATCGAGTACCTGCTGCGCAGGAAGTTCCCTGACGTGCC GAGCCCAGAGCGTGAGGATCCCGGGGAGGACCCTGCTCCGTCCGGCTGGACGCGCAGCGTGGAGCGAGGCtcggtctcctcggagctgtaCAGCAACGTCTCCTTCCTAAACCTGGATGTTGGCATCTAG
- the ARHGAP36 gene encoding rho GTPase-activating protein 36 isoform X2, producing the protein MAPKALNPSGRSWRASQRRGKVIANDRACRQLQEAVGKSRRLCLEVEATVTRFRAQRQRRLGMGTSCIRAPDGGFPEEPLSPALLDKSSWSQRRGAMSVDSITDLSDDTSELLEALQLSHPHELDPRRSRGKKKALSLNPISWQVPRIVDRCCTHLETHGLQTVGIFRVGSSKKRVQQLREEFDRGLDVFLDEHQSVHDVAALLKEFLRDMPDPLIPRELYGAFLSTATMEGPAQLDTLQLLLFLLPPCHSDTLLRLLRFLGEVARHAESSRDPEGREIPGNKMTASNLATVFGPNILQKEKPGEKDAGALNFEDSAAIILVLQRLIEHHHSLFMVSPEMQCDVLRRLFQTDPDVIEYLLRRKFPDVPSPEREDPGEDPAPSGWTRSVERGSVSSELYSNVSFLNLDVGI; encoded by the exons ATGGCTCCAAAGGCATTAAATCCATCCGGCAGAAGCTGGAGAGCTTctcaaaggagaggaaag GTCATCGCCAATGACCGCGCCTGCCGGCAGCTGCAGGAGGCCGTGGGGAAGAGCCGCCGGCTCTGCCTGGAGGTGGAGGCCACAGTGACGAGATTCCGGGCTCAGAGGCAGCGGAGATTGGGAATGGGCACCAGCTGCATCCGGGCACCCGACGGGGGCTTCCCAGAGGAGCCGCTGTCCCCAGCGCTGCTGGACAAGAGCTCCTGGAGCCAGCGGAGG GGGGCCATGTCCGTGGATTCCATCACGGACCTGAGTGACGACACGTCCgagctgctggaggcactgCAGCTCTCACACCCGCACGAGCTGGACCCTCGCAGGAGCCGGGGCAAGAAGAAGGCGCTGAGCCTGAACCCCATCAGCTGGCAGGTGCCACGGATCGTGGAcaggtgctgcactcaccttgAGACGCATG GGCTCCAAACAGTCGGCATCTTCCGTGTCGGGAGCTCCAAGAAAAGAGTCCAGCAG CTGAGGGAAGAGTTTGACCGAGGGCTGGATGTTTTCTTGGATGAGCATCAAAGTGTTCATgatgtggctgccctgctcaaAGAGTTTCTGCGGGATATGCCAGATCCCCTGATCCCCAGGGAGCTCTACGGCGCCTTCCTCAGCACAGCCA CCATGGAGGGGCCGGCGCAGCTGGACacgctgcagctgctgctgttcctgctgcccccGTGCCACAGTGACACCCTGCTCCGGCTCCTGCGCTTCCTGGGCGAGGTGGCCCGGCATGCTGAGAGCTCCCGGGACCCCGAGGGCCGCGAG ATCCCTGGGAATAAAATGACAGCTTCCAACCTGGCTACAGTCTTTGGTCCCAACATCCTGCAGAAGGAGAAGCCTGGAGAGAAAGATGCCGGTGCCCTGAACTTTGAGGACAGTGCTGCCATAATCCTGGTGCTCCAGAGGCTCATCGAGCACCACCACTCCCTGTTCATG GTCTCTCCAGAAATGCAGTGTGATGTCCTGAGGAGGCTGTTCCAGACAGACCCCGATGTCATCGAGTACCTGCTGCGCAGGAAGTTCCCTGACGTGCC GAGCCCAGAGCGTGAGGATCCCGGGGAGGACCCTGCTCCGTCCGGCTGGACGCGCAGCGTGGAGCGAGGCtcggtctcctcggagctgtaCAGCAACGTCTCCTTCCTAAACCTGGATGTTGGCATCTAG